The Vicinamibacteria bacterium sequence GTACTTCTCCAGAAATAGCTCGCCTGCCCGGATGGTAGGCTGGTGCGAGCTCGGGTCTTTGGCCTTGGCCTCATCCAACACCCGCAGTGCGTCCTTGTAGAGGTCGGGGTTCGTCGCCCCGAGATACCGGCAGGCGATGCCAACCGCCACGAGCTCCTCGGAGGATAGTTGCGCGCTTCCGTTGTAGACGTCGATGAAACGATCGAATCGCGCGAGCGCCTCGTCCAGCTTCCCCTCGTCGAAGAGCAGCATGGCGAGATTCAGCTCGGCGACCAGGTGGTCCGAGGCGCGACCTTCGATGGCGCGCTCGAACGCCGCCCGCGCTTCCTCCACACGTCCGCGAGCGTAGAGGAGCTCTCCCCGCTTGTTCTCCAGCTCCACCGAAGCGGGCTCTTTTTCGACGAATGCGGCGATGCGTGCCAGGCCCTCGTCGATGCGGCCAGTGAGACGAAGGGACTCCACCCATCTCCGGTACAGGCGAGGGGTGGGATTGGCGACCGATTCCCGCGCGAAGATCTCGTCCGCCTCGCCGTAGCGCCCCTCGCGGACGGCTGCCTCCGCATCCTCCAAGCTGGCCGACGCGGGCGCACCGAGAAGCCCGAGCCCGGCGAGCACGATGGACGCGATTCTGGTCACGGTTTGCTACGCTCTTCGATCGTCTGTACGACGCGGGCGAGCTCCAGAAGCAGGCGCTCGAGCTCCTCGTTGTAGAGCTCTTCGGCCATCGAGTCCTTCTGGAGCCGCAAGGCCTCCACCCTTCCCTGGAGATCCTCTCTTCGTCGAATCAACTCGGCCACCTCGGGATTCGCGGCCGTCTCCTCCGAGGAAGCTCCGATCAGGTAGGCGGTACCGGCGAAGTCACCCTCGTCTTCGCCCGGCGCGCCGATCCCGATGCCGTCCCCGTTGTCGTCGAGCTGGGGGTGCTCGGTTTTCAGGAGGTTATTCTCCTCGTAGTAGCGGTCTACCTGTTGTCGGGCGTAATCGAACGCTTCGAGCACGGAGACGCGCTCGTTCTTGTCAGTATCGGCGTCGTCCCCAGAATAGGCCTCCACGAAGAACTTGCCAAACTGGGTCTCGTTCCGTTCGTGGCTCGTTTTCGTCGCGGTGACGAGCACTCGGCTCGTGGATGAGAGCGCGGGCAGAAAGTCACCGCTGGCGCTGGTCGTATTCACGAAGACCACGAGCTGTTCGGTGAATGGAGCAAGCAGCCCCTGGAAATCATCCGGCGTCAGGTCCGGCCCGGGCAGATTGAAGCGCGCCTGGTCGCCGCTGAAGCCTCCGTGGCCGAGAAGCATGATGTAAATCTGATCTCCGGGCCGAACCGTTCGCTGCAAATCGGCGAAAACGCCGATGATGTTCTCCCGGGTCGACTTGGCACGGATGACATCGGGCGCCAGGGTCGGGTCCTCACCGAGGTAGACCACATGGTCGGGCGAGAGCCCGTACCGATCGATGGCCGCGGTCCGCATCGCCAACGCCCATTCATGGAATCGCTCGGTGTAGGAAGGCTCTCCGCCGAGCCCGGCGATGAGCAAGAGATGTGATTGTTTCGCCAGCACGGGTGCGGTGGAAATCAGCGATCCCAGAATTGCCGCGAGCACTCCCGCTCTCATGCAAGCCCCTTCAGCTTCCGGTAACCCCACTCCGTCGTCATGATTCCGAGAAGCAGAAGAAAGATCGCCGGCATGTCCCACAGGTCGCGACTCTCGCGGATCGTGGTCCCTCCCTCGGTGTAGCTCATGTCCTCGGGCAACCGAGACACCGTCTCCGGAGTGTAGAACTCCCCTCCGGTCTCGTCGGCGATGCGCTCGAGAAGCGGCGCCCTCATCTCAGCCTGGAAGTACTCGTCATCGAGGTCTGCGGACTCCACGTAGGACGTGGCCGAACCGATGGCGATTCCGTCCCGCTCGGCGTCGACACTCAGCTGGTAGATTCCCTTCTCTCCCGGGAGGAAGCTGGCCCGATACTCGCCATCCTTGTCGACCGTCCACTCCATCGGCAGCTCGATCCGCTCACCCGAGGGCGCGCGGATGATCGCCGTAACCTGAGCGTTGTTCACTTTGAGGAAGCGCTCGTCGTCCACTTCCGCCCGCAACGTCACGCTCTCGCCGGGTGCGTAACGTCCTTTCTCGGTGGCAATCGCCACCGGATCGGGAACGTAGCTCACGAGCGAGCGGAGAAGCTTGCGCCAGAAGAGCTCGTGGGTCATGTCTTCGAGGGGGATTTCGTGGTGCATCTGCCACTGCCACGAATCGCTTACGGTGAGGGCAATCGACTTGCCGCGGCCGTAGCGTTGAAAAACGAGGACGGGCTGTTCGGTGATCCCATCGCCCGACCCGACGAGAAGCGTCGTCGCGCCCGGCTTGACCCGACGCACGTCGTTCAGTGTCGAGAGCGGCGGCAGCGACTCCCACTTCTTCGCGCTCGCCTCGAGATCGGCTCCGAACTGGGTGACCGGATGGGTCGCGCCGAAGGGGGTCGGCTCGACCTGGAGCTGCGCGAAGACCGGACTCTCGGGAGTATCCCCGCCCCCGGTCGAGCTCGGCTCCAGTACGATGGGAAGCACTTCGGCGACCGGGGTCCCCTCGAAGCCGCCTTCGGCGAAAGCGAGCCGCCCACCGAGCGCGAGCAGTCCACCTCCGCGCTGGCTCACGAAGTCGGCAATCATCCGCAGCTGATCGTGCGTGAAATAGCTCGCTTCCACGCTCCCGAGAATGATGCCCCGATACTTGAACAGCTCTTCGCGGGTCTTGGGGAAGCCCGCGGCGAGCTCCTCGGGATCGTCGATCTCTAGCCGATAGAACTTGTTCTCCGCGGTGCGCTGGAGGCAAACGACCTGGAGATTCTCGTCGTCCGCCACCGAGCGTCGGATGAACTTGAGCTCGAACCGCGGCTCGCCCTCGAAGTACAGAATCTTCTGCCGGCCGTCCTCTACATGAATGAGCTGCTCGCGCTGGTTGTTCTGAGTGACCATCTCTCCGTCGGCGACCGCGACCTTGAAACGAAAGATGCGCGCTCCGGGGTTGGTCACGGTGAAATGAATGCGCACCGTCGTGGCCTCGGCCTCGCCCGACATCTCGACCTCCCGGGTGTTGACGATCCTGCCGTCGTCCTCGACGTCGAGGCGGACGGTCTCGCCGGCAAAGCCGCGCTGCGAAATGGTTACGTCGACCACCAGCGACGAGCCTTCGAGCACGCTTCGAGGTGCTTCGACCCTCGAGACCTCGATGTCGCGAGTGAAACGCTCTCGGCCGAGTCCGACGGTGTAAACCGGGATCTTGCGCGCCTCGAGGTCGAGCAGGGTATCGCTCATCGTGGAATCGGAGTTGTCGGCTCCGTCGCTGAAGACCACGAGACCGGAGAGCGGCACCGCTGAGAGCTCGTCCATGCTCCTCTCGAGGGCGCGGGAAATGTGGGTCTTCGATCCGGAAAACCCTAA is a genomic window containing:
- a CDS encoding tetratricopeptide repeat protein gives rise to the protein MTRIASIVLAGLGLLGAPASASLEDAEAAVREGRYGEADEIFARESVANPTPRLYRRWVESLRLTGRIDEGLARIAAFVEKEPASVELENKRGELLYARGRVEEARAAFERAIEGRASDHLVAELNLAMLLFDEGKLDEALARFDRFIDVYNGSAQLSSEELVAVGIACRYLGATNPDLYKDALRVLDEAKAKDPSSHQPTIRAGELFLEKY
- a CDS encoding glutamine amidotransferase → MSSWFENLFELLFKYRPLIYQRGDFAFGSSALFFLLGAVVVALAVPILLRYRDVGGRASRTDRIVLSSLRIAALLLVLFCLARPALVLSTVVPQRSFVGILVDDSKSMQIADVDGDPRGAFLQETFGPEGSALSRALSDKFMLRFFRFSESAERLADAGSLGFSGSKTHISRALERSMDELSAVPLSGLVVFSDGADNSDSTMSDTLLDLEARKIPVYTVGLGRERFTRDIEVSRVEAPRSVLEGSSLVVDVTISQRGFAGETVRLDVEDDGRIVNTREVEMSGEAEATTVRIHFTVTNPGARIFRFKVAVADGEMVTQNNQREQLIHVEDGRQKILYFEGEPRFELKFIRRSVADDENLQVVCLQRTAENKFYRLEIDDPEELAAGFPKTREELFKYRGIILGSVEASYFTHDQLRMIADFVSQRGGGLLALGGRLAFAEGGFEGTPVAEVLPIVLEPSSTGGGDTPESPVFAQLQVEPTPFGATHPVTQFGADLEASAKKWESLPPLSTLNDVRRVKPGATTLLVGSGDGITEQPVLVFQRYGRGKSIALTVSDSWQWQMHHEIPLEDMTHELFWRKLLRSLVSYVPDPVAIATEKGRYAPGESVTLRAEVDDERFLKVNNAQVTAIIRAPSGERIELPMEWTVDKDGEYRASFLPGEKGIYQLSVDAERDGIAIGSATSYVESADLDDEYFQAEMRAPLLERIADETGGEFYTPETVSRLPEDMSYTEGGTTIRESRDLWDMPAIFLLLLGIMTTEWGYRKLKGLA